Proteins from one Clostridium cellulovorans 743B genomic window:
- a CDS encoding cold-shock protein produces the protein MQGNVKWFNGLKGYGFITSDDGSEIFVHYSGISGEGYKSLEEGDKVSFETAEHNNKLQAVNVKKI, from the coding sequence ATGCAAGGTAATGTAAAATGGTTTAATGGTTTAAAAGGTTATGGCTTCATCACCTCTGATGATGGCTCAGAAATATTTGTTCATTATTCTGGTATCTCTGGTGAAGGCTATAAGTCTCTAGAAGAAGGTGACAAGGTTTCCTTCGAAACTGCTGAACACAATAACAAACTTCAAGCAGTAAATGTAAAAAAAATATAG
- a CDS encoding TatD family hydrolase → MIFDTHAHYDDDAFDEDREEIIREITENGVKNILNCAASMDGVYKSIELAKKYDCFYAAVGIHPEHADQLDKDNLEIIRNLAKESKVLAIGEIGLDYYWEENPPREVQQKALRDQMKLAEELDLPVIIHDREAHEDTLKILKEFPRVKGVVHAYSGSVEMARQCVKLGYYLGIGGVLTFKNARKLVEVVEEIPLEHLVVETDAPYMTPVPYRGERNRSDYISYVIKKIAEIKNIEEETVNKRLISNSYDLLKIGK, encoded by the coding sequence ATGATTTTTGACACTCATGCTCATTATGATGATGACGCTTTTGACGAAGATAGAGAAGAAATTATCAGAGAGATAACAGAAAATGGAGTTAAAAACATATTGAATTGCGCAGCTTCCATGGATGGGGTTTATAAATCTATAGAACTTGCGAAAAAATATGATTGTTTTTATGCAGCAGTGGGAATTCATCCAGAACATGCAGATCAATTGGATAAAGATAATTTAGAGATTATAAGAAATTTGGCAAAAGAGTCAAAGGTTTTAGCTATAGGAGAAATCGGGCTAGATTATTATTGGGAGGAGAATCCTCCAAGAGAAGTGCAGCAAAAAGCACTTAGAGATCAAATGAAGCTAGCAGAAGAATTAGACTTACCTGTAATTATTCACGATAGAGAAGCTCATGAGGATACTCTAAAAATCCTAAAGGAGTTTCCAAGGGTTAAAGGTGTTGTTCATGCATACTCTGGAAGTGTGGAAATGGCGAGGCAATGCGTTAAACTAGGTTATTATCTTGGCATCGGAGGAGTATTAACCTTCAAGAATGCTAGAAAACTCGTTGAGGTAGTAGAGGAAATACCCCTAGAACATTTGGTGGTAGAGACTGATGCGCCTTATATGACGCCTGTTCCATATAGAGGAGAAAGGAATAGATCTGATTACATAAGCTATGTCATTAAGAAAATAGCAGAGATTAAAAACATAGAGGAAGAAACTGTAAATAAACGACTGATTTCTAATTCTTATGATTTGCTAAAAATTGGTAAA